The following are encoded together in the Bacillus sp. V2I10 genome:
- a CDS encoding arsenate reductase (catalyzes the reduction of arsenate to arsenite; also can dephosphorylate tyrosine phosphorylated proteins, aryl phosphates, and acyl phosphates), translating to MRKPTIYFLSYFNSCRSLIAEAWAKKLFSSKWQIESAGLVTSRADPACVKAMKEVNMFIEDLDSDKINLELLNKASVVVQMYDYKQEKTPPVEEGKNVFSWNLPNLSMYSYESDEEEFAHYQELCDDIAMRVKNLYEKVEGMTLIIPLL from the coding sequence ATGAGAAAACCTACCATTTACTTTCTGTCATACTTTAACTCTTGCAGGAGCTTAATTGCAGAAGCATGGGCAAAAAAACTGTTCTCCAGTAAGTGGCAAATCGAAAGTGCAGGTCTTGTCACATCACGAGCCGATCCTGCTTGCGTAAAGGCCATGAAAGAAGTAAATATGTTTATTGAAGACCTTGACTCGGATAAAATTAACCTGGAACTCTTAAATAAAGCATCAGTAGTTGTTCAAATGTACGATTACAAACAGGAAAAAACACCGCCTGTTGAAGAAGGGAAGAATGTTTTTTCGTGGAATCTGCCCAATCTGTCCATGTATTCATATGAAAGTGACGAGGAAGAATTTGCCCACTATCAGGAACTTTGTGATGACATTGCCATGAGAGTGAAAAACCTCTATGAGAAGGTTGAAGGTATGACATTGATCATACCGCTTTTGTGA
- a CDS encoding ADP-ribosylglycohydrolase family protein, which translates to MIPGDYLERVYAGFLGMNIGIRLGAPVEPLEWTFERIEDVYGDIKGYLKEYNTFSADDDANGPAFFIRALYDDAADRELTAEDVGRAWLNYTRQGIGMFWWGGEGISTEHTAYLNLQRGILPPQSGSANQNGLTLAEQIGGQIFVDTWGLLFPGDSEKAADYAAKAASVSHDKNGIYGARFIAACIAEAFHAESIPEIISNALKTIPSDSLYAKVVNEVIDFHWEHPEDFRACRMFLEENWGYDKYPGVCHIIPNAGVCILALLYGNGSFERTIEIAAMCGWDTDCNAGKIGTIAGVWNGIEKIPNHYRKPINDFIVLSSVSGYLNIMDIPTFAKELALLGYRVSKQPAPSGLLKSFKEEHIYFDFTLPGSTHGFQTNFPFKTFIRHSNEIGYETNGALEIFIDRMIEGEASKVYYKPFHRRKDFNDEKYKPSFAPKACSGQKVSMQIYCDKWQGEDFFVTPYVRNTFNEEDIKLQPIRLINQAWNDIVFIIPETDGAIIDEVGVMIESPSPLINRSFGKLFIDEFQISGKANYKIDFSKQAIEFQSVTPFAHHKGEVSLEHRKMRCKSEDECSSFTGNYYGKNYKFAAAVQPLSGVQHMMILRAEGICRHYKAGFDGQNKVSLVLTDFGMKRLIEVPYKWTAGVKYWFEASCEGDMIEFFINGKRIFQVEDDRFKRGMFGFSVLGKGEALLSDIEVKEL; encoded by the coding sequence TTGATTCCTGGAGATTATCTTGAGCGTGTGTATGCAGGGTTTCTTGGAATGAATATTGGAATAAGGCTCGGAGCGCCGGTTGAGCCTTTGGAATGGACATTTGAGAGAATCGAAGATGTGTATGGTGATATAAAAGGATATCTTAAAGAATATAACACCTTTTCTGCCGATGATGATGCAAACGGACCAGCTTTTTTTATCAGGGCTCTATATGACGATGCAGCTGACCGTGAGCTGACGGCCGAAGATGTCGGGCGCGCATGGCTGAACTACACCCGCCAAGGGATTGGGATGTTCTGGTGGGGAGGAGAAGGGATCAGCACGGAGCATACGGCATATCTGAATTTGCAGCGAGGAATTCTGCCTCCTCAATCAGGATCTGCAAATCAAAATGGTTTAACGCTTGCGGAACAGATCGGCGGGCAAATTTTTGTCGATACTTGGGGGCTGCTTTTTCCGGGAGACAGCGAAAAAGCGGCTGATTATGCAGCCAAGGCTGCAAGTGTCTCGCACGACAAGAATGGTATATACGGTGCGAGATTTATTGCTGCATGTATTGCGGAGGCCTTTCATGCAGAGAGTATCCCGGAAATCATTTCAAATGCTTTAAAAACCATTCCGTCTGACAGCCTCTACGCCAAAGTCGTTAACGAAGTAATTGATTTTCATTGGGAGCATCCCGAAGACTTCAGAGCCTGCAGAATGTTTTTGGAGGAGAACTGGGGATACGATAAATATCCGGGTGTCTGTCATATTATTCCTAATGCAGGTGTTTGCATTCTTGCGCTTTTATACGGAAATGGAAGCTTTGAAAGAACGATCGAAATCGCAGCCATGTGCGGCTGGGATACAGATTGCAATGCAGGCAAGATCGGGACGATTGCGGGAGTATGGAATGGAATTGAAAAAATACCGAATCATTATAGGAAGCCGATCAATGATTTTATTGTACTATCAAGTGTCTCGGGCTATTTGAACATCATGGATATTCCTACATTTGCAAAAGAGCTTGCCCTGCTCGGCTATAGGGTGTCAAAGCAGCCGGCTCCTAGCGGTTTGCTGAAAAGCTTCAAAGAAGAGCACATTTATTTCGACTTTACCCTTCCAGGATCGACACACGGCTTTCAAACGAATTTTCCTTTCAAGACATTCATCAGACACAGCAATGAAATCGGTTATGAAACAAATGGTGCCCTCGAAATATTCATTGACCGGATGATAGAAGGCGAAGCAAGCAAGGTGTACTATAAACCTTTTCACAGAAGAAAAGACTTTAATGATGAGAAGTATAAACCGTCATTTGCCCCTAAAGCCTGCAGCGGCCAAAAGGTCAGCATGCAGATTTATTGTGACAAGTGGCAGGGTGAAGATTTTTTTGTCACTCCGTATGTGAGAAATACGTTTAATGAAGAAGACATCAAGCTTCAGCCTATCAGGCTGATCAATCAAGCGTGGAACGATATAGTGTTTATTATTCCAGAGACAGACGGCGCAATCATCGATGAGGTCGGAGTGATGATAGAAAGTCCATCTCCGCTTATAAACCGGTCATTTGGGAAGCTATTTATAGATGAGTTTCAGATATCAGGAAAGGCGAATTATAAAATAGATTTCAGCAAACAGGCAATAGAGTTCCAATCTGTCACACCTTTTGCCCATCACAAGGGTGAAGTGAGTCTCGAACACAGAAAAATGAGATGCAAGTCTGAAGATGAGTGCTCTTCTTTTACTGGGAATTATTATGGCAAAAACTATAAGTTCGCAGCCGCTGTTCAGCCGCTCAGCGGCGTTCAGCACATGATGATCCTCAGGGCGGAGGGAATCTGCCGGCATTATAAAGCCGGGTTTGACGGGCAGAATAAGGTTTCTTTGGTCTTAACCGATTTTGGCATGAAAAGATTGATAGAAGTGCCATATAAGTGGACCGCTGGGGTGAAGTACTGGTTTGAAGCAAGCTGTGAGGGAGACATGATTGAGTTTTTCATAAACGGCAAACGGATTTTCCAAGTGGAAGATGATCGCTTCAAGCGGGGAATGTTTGGATTTTCTGTCCTTGGAAAAGGCGAAGCTCTTCTGTCAGATATAGAAGTGAAGGAACTATAG
- a CDS encoding extracellular solute-binding protein, with amino-acid sequence MKKLLLIMLAGLFAFAAGCSEKTETAEQNEDGSTTIRIVMKDENPSNPASVAYFEALEKGLKNDENLNVKFELVEMPQGNYAEKLNLLLLSGDIPDMIYFQGGDQQIADQDLLEDLTPHIEKSKYLKDSLEPWNEKRLENYPYLLWVKPLSQKTPVIRGDWFEKMKSSKALAADPTIDNYYNFFKELKTNPPGGAGKPAYAFTAAGDLEELNAIFNMSFGIISSWLNSGGQFEHYKVSKQEKEKLAFYQKLYKEGLLDSGYITKEWDTKEKAFYDGEAGVIVGTAGKVIDIYNGKMMQTNGENAGVKVLPPAKGEGQGFGAADVTKEARGVAISSQSEKKELAFKILDYLASPKGQMIDRLGFEGEHYEVTDGKIDLTNTYYDQWFARFWEPSEFKPEMPLEKPLLGEAAEESLNMVNEFYKEDNLFILPEEYIANWDAMENLYKEYATDIITGKRPLEDFDAFVKEWNAAGGKEITEYANKQLK; translated from the coding sequence ATGAAGAAACTTTTGCTGATTATGCTTGCAGGTCTATTTGCATTTGCTGCAGGCTGCTCGGAAAAAACAGAAACGGCAGAGCAAAATGAGGATGGTTCTACTACAATCCGCATAGTCATGAAGGATGAAAATCCGTCGAATCCTGCTTCAGTTGCTTATTTTGAAGCGCTGGAAAAAGGATTAAAGAACGATGAGAATCTGAATGTGAAATTTGAGCTTGTAGAAATGCCGCAGGGAAACTATGCAGAAAAACTGAATTTGCTTCTGCTGAGCGGTGATATTCCGGACATGATTTATTTCCAGGGGGGAGATCAGCAGATTGCAGATCAGGATTTGCTGGAAGATTTAACGCCTCATATTGAAAAATCGAAGTATTTGAAGGACAGTCTTGAGCCGTGGAACGAAAAGAGACTTGAAAATTATCCGTACTTATTGTGGGTGAAGCCTCTTTCTCAGAAGACGCCAGTGATCAGAGGCGATTGGTTTGAAAAAATGAAATCGTCCAAAGCGCTAGCTGCCGATCCTACGATTGATAACTACTATAATTTCTTTAAAGAATTAAAAACGAACCCTCCGGGCGGAGCAGGAAAACCTGCGTATGCTTTTACGGCTGCTGGAGATCTCGAGGAACTGAATGCCATTTTCAACATGTCATTTGGCATTATCTCGTCATGGCTGAACAGCGGCGGGCAATTTGAGCATTACAAAGTATCGAAACAGGAGAAGGAGAAGCTTGCATTCTATCAAAAGTTATACAAAGAAGGTCTCCTTGATTCAGGCTATATCACGAAAGAATGGGATACAAAAGAAAAAGCCTTTTATGATGGGGAGGCTGGCGTGATTGTCGGCACCGCGGGCAAAGTCATTGATATCTACAATGGGAAAATGATGCAGACTAATGGCGAAAATGCCGGGGTGAAGGTATTGCCGCCTGCTAAAGGGGAAGGCCAGGGGTTTGGAGCTGCAGATGTCACAAAAGAAGCAAGAGGAGTAGCGATATCCTCACAATCAGAAAAGAAGGAGCTCGCATTTAAAATTCTGGATTACCTGGCAAGCCCTAAAGGACAAATGATTGACCGCCTTGGTTTTGAAGGGGAGCACTATGAGGTAACAGACGGAAAAATTGATCTTACAAACACGTATTATGATCAATGGTTTGCGAGATTCTGGGAGCCATCTGAATTCAAACCCGAAATGCCGCTTGAAAAGCCGCTGCTCGGAGAAGCGGCTGAAGAATCTTTGAATATGGTCAATGAATTCTACAAGGAAGATAATCTCTTTATTTTGCCTGAGGAATATATCGCAAATTGGGATGCAATGGAGAACCTATATAAAGAATATGCAACTGACATCATCACGGGAAAGCGTCCGCTTGAGGACTTTGATGCATTCGTAAAAGAATGGAATGCTGCAGGAGGAAAAGAGATTACAGAATATGCAAACAAGCAATTGAAATAG
- a CDS encoding substrate-binding domain-containing protein yields the protein MRKLSGSRSLYRCKACSLPPVGCRLQKIIHIGGPKQLIPSNERLRGYADSVKQFSREHPVIHYEGDYSLESGRLLTKEALKQHPDADGFFLGNDLMAIGCLKMLKTLRRKIPEEIAVAGFDGIDLTTLVEPEITTIEQPVYEIGLAAAGKLIQLIEEKTGGNEAFPKLTLKLLARASTLGFKGKTISKGEGQ from the coding sequence ATCCGCAAACTCAGTGGCAGTCGATCATTATACAGGTGCAAAGCTTGCAGTCTGCCACCTGTTGGATGTCGGCTGCAGAAAATTATTCACATAGGCGGACCGAAACAGCTCATTCCATCAAATGAGAGGCTGAGAGGTTATGCGGATAGTGTAAAGCAGTTTTCCAGGGAGCACCCTGTGATTCATTATGAAGGTGATTACAGTCTTGAAAGCGGGAGGCTGCTGACTAAGGAGGCGCTGAAGCAGCATCCTGATGCAGATGGATTTTTTCTCGGAAACGATTTAATGGCAATTGGCTGTTTGAAAATGCTGAAGACTCTTAGGAGAAAGATCCCTGAAGAGATTGCTGTTGCCGGTTTTGACGGAATTGACCTCACGACGCTTGTAGAGCCCGAGATTACAACGATTGAGCAGCCTGTGTATGAAATTGGACTGGCTGCAGCAGGCAAGCTTATTCAATTAATTGAAGAGAAAACAGGAGGGAATGAGGCATTTCCGAAGCTTACATTAAAACTGCTGGCAAGAGCCTCCACTCTTGGTTTTAAGGGAAAGACCATCAGTAAAGGAGAGGGACAATGA
- a CDS encoding esterase family protein, which translates to MGNKKVWLVLLFVFFMINLTIPSFTAAKNPHASASKTVVETITSKALLKDERPKHHKLTYKIYLPRGYDKKRSEGYPVVYLLHGSEGNENSWDDFFGKLDEMIEKKEIEPLIAVVPAAGNSYWVNSKKHGHFENAVIDDLIPHIDKKYNSIADRSGRFISGYSMGGYGALRYSMVYPDLFSGAALLSPAIQNAEPPATSGAVERGSFGEPFDPALWNANNYPTAINSYVKQPYRVPVYIVTGDDDWNHLSEKEDLPPDAYKYNMEVQAVQLYQELHRKNLFSIDFQKWEDVPSSPAELRIIGGGHGLDVWLKGFQEGLKFMFGKAESPEFSPIYDPDSYSSEKKGTVNTYSFNAQSLIQDETPGNDELKYVVYLPEEYNPNAEKKYPVLYLLHGSYGDEKSWDKFWPILDKMIEDKKIEPVMAVAPVTGNSYWVDSLKYGNMESAFINDLIKKIDKDFKTIPDRNGRGLVGYSMGRIWSTALLSCLSSPLRRNVAIKSCHTGFRCA; encoded by the coding sequence GTGGGGAACAAAAAAGTATGGCTTGTGCTTCTTTTTGTTTTTTTCATGATCAACTTAACAATTCCTTCTTTCACTGCAGCAAAAAATCCGCATGCGTCCGCAAGCAAAACCGTTGTTGAAACGATCACTTCCAAAGCATTGCTGAAAGATGAACGTCCAAAGCACCATAAGCTCACCTATAAGATTTATCTTCCAAGAGGATATGACAAAAAACGCTCAGAAGGATACCCGGTCGTTTATTTGCTGCATGGCAGCGAAGGAAATGAAAACAGCTGGGATGATTTTTTTGGAAAGCTTGACGAAATGATTGAAAAAAAAGAAATTGAGCCGCTTATTGCCGTAGTCCCTGCAGCAGGCAATTCCTATTGGGTAAACTCTAAAAAGCACGGTCATTTTGAAAACGCCGTTATAGATGATTTAATTCCGCATATCGATAAGAAATACAATTCTATTGCAGACCGCAGCGGCCGATTTATTTCCGGCTATTCAATGGGCGGATACGGGGCACTCAGATATTCAATGGTTTATCCTGATCTGTTTTCAGGAGCAGCCCTTTTAAGCCCTGCCATCCAAAACGCAGAGCCTCCTGCTACATCCGGGGCAGTTGAAAGAGGAAGTTTTGGAGAACCATTTGATCCTGCTCTGTGGAATGCAAACAATTACCCGACTGCAATCAATAGTTACGTAAAACAGCCTTATCGGGTCCCAGTCTATATAGTAACAGGAGATGATGACTGGAATCATTTGAGTGAAAAAGAAGATCTTCCTCCAGATGCTTATAAATATAATATGGAGGTTCAGGCTGTGCAGCTGTATCAGGAGCTCCACAGGAAAAACCTGTTCAGCATAGACTTTCAAAAGTGGGAAGATGTCCCCTCAAGTCCCGCTGAACTAAGGATCATAGGTGGCGGCCATGGACTTGATGTATGGCTGAAGGGATTTCAAGAAGGATTAAAGTTTATGTTCGGAAAAGCTGAAAGTCCTGAATTTTCTCCAATCTATGACCCTGACAGCTACAGCTCTGAAAAGAAAGGAACTGTAAATACTTATTCATTCAATGCACAAAGTCTGATCCAAGATGAAACACCAGGGAATGATGAATTGAAGTATGTCGTTTATTTGCCTGAAGAGTATAATCCAAATGCTGAAAAAAAATATCCCGTCCTCTACTTGCTTCATGGTTCTTATGGAGATGAAAAAAGCTGGGACAAATTCTGGCCGATTTTAGATAAAATGATTGAAGATAAAAAGATAGAACCCGTCATGGCTGTTGCACCTGTGACAGGCAACAGCTATTGGGTGGATTCACTCAAATATGGAAATATGGAATCTGCATTCATAAACGATTTGATAAAGAAAATAGATAAGGATTTTAAAACGATTCCAGACAGGAATGGGCGCGGGCTTGTTGGCTATTCAATGGGGCGGATATGGAGCACTGCGCTACTCTCTTGTTTATCCTCACCTCTTCGGCGGAACGTCGCTATTAAGTCCTGCCATACAGGCTTTCGATGCGCCTAA
- a CDS encoding carbohydrate ABC transporter permease, translating to MKTLKLSKILLYSVLFLITLTMIIPIVNLLAMSLTAPENAHKMTGLSLIPKGFSLINYQILLSNPLIVKSLFNSIFITVSGTLLNLLLTALAAYVLTRKRLVGRKFFMVILILIMVFEPGLIPEYLVVKDLGLLDSYLSLILYKAINVYYLFIMMRFFEDVPESILEAARIDGAGHLNIFFRIMLPLSKPALATLGLFYAVFHWNEFFRASIYLTDPGKWPLQLVLRQFVVERDNASLVGVQTLLEYKSVANLDFGSLQAGTIMLAIVPLLIMYPFILKFYAKGALEGGVKD from the coding sequence ATGAAAACATTGAAACTGTCTAAAATCCTGCTTTACTCAGTCTTATTTTTGATAACGCTTACAATGATTATTCCAATTGTGAATTTGCTTGCCATGTCCCTTACAGCACCTGAGAATGCTCACAAAATGACGGGGCTTTCTCTGATTCCGAAAGGATTTTCGCTGATTAATTATCAAATTCTTCTTTCCAATCCGCTTATCGTGAAAAGTTTGTTCAATTCAATTTTCATTACTGTTTCGGGTACTTTGCTGAATCTTCTTCTTACTGCACTGGCAGCCTATGTTTTAACAAGAAAAAGGCTTGTCGGCAGAAAGTTTTTTATGGTCATCCTGATTTTGATCATGGTTTTTGAACCGGGATTGATACCTGAATATTTAGTTGTAAAGGATCTTGGACTGCTTGATTCCTATTTATCTCTTATTCTCTATAAAGCCATCAATGTCTATTACTTGTTTATTATGATGCGATTTTTTGAAGATGTGCCCGAAAGCATACTCGAAGCAGCGAGAATCGACGGAGCAGGTCACTTGAATATATTTTTCAGAATTATGCTGCCGCTGTCAAAGCCGGCACTTGCAACGCTGGGCTTATTTTATGCCGTCTTTCATTGGAACGAATTTTTCAGAGCGTCTATTTATCTTACGGACCCGGGAAAATGGCCTCTGCAGCTTGTGCTCAGGCAATTCGTTGTTGAACGGGATAATGCTTCATTAGTCGGAGTACAGACCCTTTTAGAGTACAAAAGTGTGGCCAATCTTGATTTTGGCTCGCTGCAGGCAGGTACGATTATGCTTGCCATAGTGCCCCTCTTAATCATGTATCCCTTCATTCTGAAGTTTTATGCAAAGGGTGCATTAGAGGGAGGAGTAAAGGATTAG
- a CDS encoding ADP-ribosylglycohydrolase family protein, producing the protein MTERMLEKIEGILYGGAIGDAMGSPTEGLLPEVIREKFGVVTSFREPASDAWKEPGNMRPLEKGNGHITDDTLMVEALLKVYEKKRRHLTAYDIAEELVEEIAEKKVYIPELRKEAPIITRLYYPEQYLFLRHRLANVDPREAGIGNMVNCGAAMYMSPVGMMNAGDPERAYHEAIDLAGAHQTSYGREAAGVMAAAVAEGMSENATVQSILKAVRMLAKDGTKLAIEAALGAAAVHLDVLEAREDLRRAIEPFDTVKTFSDRKKQGKGNANTPSRIHSIEELPIALALFLVAGGDTMKTIIGGVNYGHDSDSIASMGGAIAGALNGKSSLPEELMKELDAVNKRSFKELSKTAYETAMTVIKNDKAYFEKKINRIGL; encoded by the coding sequence ATGACGGAGCGGATGCTTGAAAAAATAGAAGGTATTCTTTATGGCGGTGCTATCGGGGATGCAATGGGTTCTCCGACAGAAGGGCTGCTGCCTGAAGTAATCAGGGAGAAATTCGGTGTTGTAACATCATTTCGAGAGCCGGCAAGTGATGCGTGGAAGGAACCAGGCAACATGAGGCCTCTCGAAAAGGGAAACGGACACATAACGGATGACACATTAATGGTAGAGGCGCTGCTAAAGGTATATGAAAAAAAGCGAAGGCATTTAACAGCTTATGATATAGCAGAAGAACTAGTGGAGGAAATAGCTGAAAAGAAGGTCTACATTCCTGAGCTGCGGAAGGAAGCGCCTATTATTACAAGACTTTATTATCCAGAGCAGTATCTCTTTCTAAGGCACAGGCTTGCAAATGTAGATCCCCGAGAAGCGGGCATCGGCAATATGGTGAACTGCGGAGCTGCCATGTATATGAGTCCTGTCGGAATGATGAATGCGGGAGATCCTGAACGAGCCTATCACGAAGCAATTGATCTTGCCGGAGCTCATCAAACAAGCTACGGCAGGGAAGCAGCCGGTGTAATGGCAGCTGCTGTTGCTGAAGGCATGAGCGAAAACGCGACAGTGCAAAGTATTCTAAAAGCAGTGCGAATGCTAGCTAAAGACGGTACAAAGCTTGCCATTGAGGCAGCGCTGGGTGCTGCAGCTGTCCATTTGGATGTTCTTGAAGCAAGAGAGGATCTAAGACGGGCTATTGAACCTTTCGATACAGTGAAAACCTTTTCTGACCGTAAAAAGCAGGGAAAAGGAAATGCCAACACACCGAGCAGAATTCATTCAATTGAGGAATTGCCGATAGCCCTGGCTTTATTTTTGGTAGCAGGAGGAGACACGATGAAGACGATCATAGGCGGTGTGAATTACGGCCATGATTCAGATTCTATCGCAAGCATGGGCGGAGCGATCGCAGGAGCATTAAATGGAAAATCCTCATTGCCTGAAGAACTTATGAAGGAACTTGATGCTGTTAATAAACGTTCGTTCAAAGAACTATCAAAAACAGCATATGAAACAGCCATGACTGTGATCAAGAATGACAAAGCTTATTTCGAAAAGAAGATAAACAGAATAGGCTTGTAA
- a CDS encoding Rrf2 family transcriptional regulator — protein MRLTNYTDYSLRVLIYLATKEKDNLSNIKEIAEAYQISKNHLMKVTYELGKLNVIETIRGRGGGIRLAKDPSEINIGFIVRQTEDDFSLVECFDPGRNACTISPACTLKGVLHKALQAYFEVLDGYTLADLVKNKPMLVRLLNNTEENC, from the coding sequence ATGCGATTAACAAACTATACAGATTATTCTTTGCGGGTGCTGATTTATCTGGCAACAAAAGAAAAAGATAATCTATCCAATATAAAAGAAATAGCAGAAGCCTATCAAATCTCTAAAAATCATTTAATGAAAGTAACCTATGAGCTTGGCAAATTAAATGTAATTGAAACGATAAGAGGTCGGGGCGGCGGCATTCGTCTGGCGAAAGATCCTTCAGAAATCAATATCGGGTTCATTGTCCGTCAAACCGAAGACGACTTCAGCCTTGTGGAATGCTTCGATCCTGGACGAAATGCATGTACAATATCCCCTGCCTGCACATTAAAAGGGGTGCTTCATAAAGCACTGCAGGCCTACTTTGAAGTACTTGACGGCTATACGCTTGCAGATCTGGTTAAAAACAAACCGATGCTGGTTCGATTATTAAATAACACTGAAGAAAACTGCTGA
- the hmpA gene encoding NO-inducible flavohemoprotein, whose translation MLTQKTIEIIQSTVPVLEEKGVEITSTFYNNLFESHPELLNIFNHANQKKGRQQTALANTVYAAAKHIHQLHMILPAVKQIAHKHRSLGVKAEHYPIVGEHLLQAIKQVLGNAATPEIINAWAEAYGVIADVFIETEKELYDGADWSGFKPFKVVRIEKESESISSFYLESKEGLPAFNPGQYISVRVSIPGESYTMNRQYSLSGSKDMPHLRISVKREGGPETEAGKVSNYLHDHIAVGDKIEISAPAGEFTLSEAAETPVTFISGGVGITPFMSMLRTIAVEQTEREVTFVHATQNSSTHAFVKETASLCAKLPNSRMFAFYSSPLNQDWTDLCFYKEGLISKDDLERILQNKDGDFYICGPVLFMKAMIQNLLSLGVENEKIHYEFFGPAMDLKTDVQTVS comes from the coding sequence ATGCTTACTCAAAAAACAATCGAAATTATTCAATCTACTGTTCCTGTATTAGAAGAAAAAGGTGTAGAAATCACATCTACTTTCTACAACAATCTATTTGAAAGCCATCCTGAGCTGCTGAATATTTTCAATCATGCCAATCAGAAAAAAGGAAGACAGCAGACTGCCCTTGCAAATACGGTATATGCTGCAGCAAAACACATTCATCAGCTTCATATGATACTGCCGGCAGTGAAACAAATTGCTCATAAGCATAGAAGTCTAGGTGTAAAAGCGGAACACTATCCAATCGTTGGTGAACATTTGCTTCAGGCCATAAAACAAGTTCTCGGAAATGCTGCAACGCCTGAAATCATAAATGCCTGGGCTGAAGCATATGGCGTCATTGCCGATGTATTTATCGAAACGGAAAAAGAATTATATGATGGCGCAGATTGGTCTGGATTCAAGCCTTTTAAAGTCGTGCGCATTGAGAAAGAAAGTGAATCGATCTCTTCTTTCTATTTAGAGTCAAAAGAAGGCCTGCCAGCCTTCAATCCAGGCCAGTACATTTCCGTAAGAGTCAGCATTCCTGGTGAATCGTATACGATGAACAGACAATATAGTTTGTCAGGCAGCAAAGATATGCCGCATTTAAGAATTTCAGTAAAACGAGAAGGCGGTCCAGAGACTGAAGCAGGGAAGGTGTCCAATTATCTTCATGATCATATAGCAGTAGGAGATAAAATTGAAATCAGTGCTCCTGCAGGTGAATTTACATTAAGTGAGGCTGCTGAAACACCTGTCACATTTATTAGCGGAGGAGTAGGCATCACTCCATTTATGAGTATGCTGCGCACTATTGCAGTTGAACAGACAGAGCGGGAAGTGACGTTTGTCCATGCAACACAAAACAGCAGCACACATGCATTTGTAAAAGAAACAGCATCATTATGTGCGAAGCTGCCTAACAGCAGAATGTTTGCCTTTTACAGCAGCCCGTTAAATCAGGATTGGACAGATCTATGCTTTTATAAAGAAGGCTTAATCTCTAAGGATGATTTGGAGCGTATTCTGCAGAATAAAGACGGAGATTTCTATATTTGCGGACCTGTGTTATTCATGAAAGCCATGATTCAAAATCTGCTTTCTCTCGGGGTTGAAAATGAAAAAATACACTATGAATTCTTTGGGCCGGCAATGGACTTAAAGACAGACGTTCAAACCGTTTCTTAA
- a CDS encoding LacI family DNA-binding transcriptional regulator: MREKKATIRDVARKADVSVATISRYLNKKGYVSHATEKRIQSVMENLNYKPNEIARGLARQKTNTIALFIPDLSNPFFPQLVQAIEKEAARNGYKIILVPAGFKEITGVFMWESFENMYIDGFIFAPYQLKEKSIKLLKEKKIPFVIVDRAANVTSANSVAVDHYTGAKLAVCHLLDVGCRKLFT; the protein is encoded by the coding sequence TTGAGGGAGAAGAAAGCAACCATTCGGGATGTGGCAAGGAAAGCGGATGTTTCAGTTGCCACCATTTCAAGATATCTGAATAAAAAAGGATATGTCAGCCATGCAACAGAAAAAAGAATTCAGTCTGTTATGGAAAATTTGAATTATAAACCAAATGAAATTGCAAGAGGTCTTGCCAGGCAAAAAACGAATACAATTGCCCTGTTTATTCCTGATCTCAGCAACCCTTTCTTTCCCCAGCTTGTTCAAGCAATCGAAAAAGAAGCAGCCCGCAATGGATACAAAATAATCCTGGTGCCTGCCGGTTTTAAGGAAATAACGGGTGTCTTTATGTGGGAAAGCTTTGAAAATATGTATATTGACGGGTTTATTTTCGCTCCCTATCAGCTTAAGGAGAAATCAATTAAGCTTCTGAAGGAAAAGAAGATTCCGTTTGTGATTGTTGACCGTGCAGCCAATGTAACATCCGCAAACTCAGTGGCAGTCGATCATTATACAGGTGCAAAGCTTGCAGTCTGCCACCTGTTGGATGTCGGCTGCAGAAAATTATTCACATAG